From Deinococcus betulae, the proteins below share one genomic window:
- a CDS encoding terminase large subunit domain-containing protein has product MLEMVTRIKATQKRVARITPRAPKARTGLSRRQTWLATARLNQLPPAGDWFVWLILAGRGFGKTRTGAETIAQWARETPRGRFALVAQTAADARDVMVEGVSGLLSVLDESELRGGSIDTAWNRSMGELYLRNGAKFKCFSSEKARSLRGPQHHGAWGDEPATWNDADQGTAEDTTWSNLLFGLRLGKDPRVVLTGTPRPVRLIRELKKGDTTVLTGGSTAENLGNLSEKFKRNVISKYEGTRLGRQELEGELLEDTPGALWKYEMFNREGFRLKFEDLPDLVRIVVAVDPQASQSSDSAETGIIVAGKDAHGNAYVMGDLSGNFSPSEWAQTSIDAYKYHHADAIVPEKNNGGDMVAHTISTIDRRVNVVPVWASRGKQTRAEPVSSLYVQKKVFHVGVFPDLEGQMTTWVPGEKSPDRMDALVWALTELMLEEEIEPVPEETGSYGWSGWTG; this is encoded by the coding sequence ATGCTGGAGATGGTGACGCGGATTAAAGCCACCCAGAAGCGCGTCGCCCGTATCACCCCCAGGGCACCGAAAGCCCGCACCGGCCTGTCCCGCCGGCAGACCTGGCTCGCCACCGCCCGCCTGAACCAGCTGCCGCCTGCTGGTGATTGGTTCGTGTGGCTCATCCTCGCCGGCCGTGGGTTCGGCAAGACTCGCACGGGTGCCGAGACCATTGCCCAGTGGGCCAGGGAGACGCCGCGGGGCCGCTTCGCCCTGGTGGCTCAGACCGCAGCGGATGCTCGGGATGTGATGGTCGAAGGGGTGTCCGGTCTGCTCAGCGTGCTGGACGAAAGTGAGCTGCGGGGTGGCAGCATAGACACGGCTTGGAACCGGAGCATGGGGGAGCTGTACCTGCGCAACGGCGCGAAGTTCAAGTGTTTCAGCAGTGAGAAGGCCAGAAGCCTGCGCGGCCCCCAGCATCACGGTGCCTGGGGGGATGAGCCAGCGACGTGGAATGACGCCGACCAGGGCACCGCCGAGGACACCACGTGGAGCAACCTGCTGTTCGGGCTCCGCCTGGGGAAAGACCCCCGTGTGGTCTTGACCGGCACACCGCGCCCGGTGCGGCTCATCCGAGAACTCAAGAAGGGAGACACCACGGTCCTGACTGGTGGCAGCACCGCAGAGAATCTGGGCAACCTCTCGGAGAAGTTCAAGCGGAACGTCATCAGCAAGTACGAAGGGACACGCCTGGGCCGCCAGGAGCTTGAAGGCGAGTTGCTGGAAGACACGCCAGGGGCGCTGTGGAAATACGAGATGTTCAACCGCGAGGGCTTCCGCCTCAAGTTTGAGGATCTGCCGGACCTTGTGCGCATCGTGGTGGCGGTGGATCCACAGGCCAGCCAAAGCAGCGACAGTGCCGAGACCGGGATCATCGTGGCCGGCAAGGACGCGCATGGGAACGCCTACGTCATGGGCGACCTGTCCGGGAACTTCAGCCCGAGCGAGTGGGCACAGACGAGCATTGACGCCTACAAGTACCACCACGCCGACGCCATCGTGCCGGAGAAGAACAACGGCGGTGACATGGTGGCGCACACCATCAGCACCATTGATCGGCGGGTGAACGTGGTGCCGGTGTGGGCGAGTCGGGGCAAGCAGACGCGCGCTGAGCCGGTCAGTTCCTTGTACGTCCAGAAGAAGGTCTTTCACGTGGGTGTCTTCCCAGACCTGGAAGGGCAGATGACCACCTGGGTGCCGGGCGAGAAGTCACCTGACCGTATGGACGCGCTGGTGTGGGCCTTGACCGAGTTGATGCTGGAAGAAGAAATCGAACCAGTGCCGGAAGAAACCGGCTCGTATGGCTGGTCCGGCTGGACGGGCTAA
- a CDS encoding RusA family crossover junction endodeoxyribonuclease yields MARRTHRHRAQRCSAEGDGVNPFPTRQAAETYLARIPDLALREATRAKLGLEAEGLKSSPPVAHVPAQEKQVNGLVQSQVSKTSPPPLLSQTAQNPALSQAIRTFESARTPQISPADSVLTFTLPFPPSLNSIWRAALVPCKPKKPGAPPWAARILLSLEGRKYRRAVRDVIRALNSPTTPPGARLALHLHACVPDRRARDLSNLPKALEDALTHAGVWADDSLIDELRVTRGPVVPGGQVQVTITPLTSTLFGGPP; encoded by the coding sequence ATGGCCAGACGGACACACCGCCATCGTGCCCAGCGGTGTTCTGCGGAAGGTGACGGCGTGAACCCCTTCCCGACCCGACAGGCAGCGGAGACCTATCTGGCCCGCATTCCTGACCTGGCCCTGCGCGAAGCCACGCGGGCGAAGCTGGGCCTGGAAGCAGAAGGGCTGAAAAGTAGTCCACCCGTTGCCCACGTCCCAGCGCAAGAAAAACAGGTTAATGGACTAGTTCAGTCGCAGGTGTCCAAAACTAGTCCACCTCCGCTGCTCTCACAAACTGCGCAAAACCCGGCTTTGAGTCAAGCAATACGCACGTTTGAGTCAGCGCGAACACCCCAAATCAGCCCTGCGGATTCTGTTCTGACCTTCACGCTGCCCTTCCCACCGTCCCTCAACAGCATCTGGCGCGCGGCCTTGGTGCCCTGCAAGCCGAAGAAGCCCGGTGCGCCACCCTGGGCCGCCCGCATCCTGCTGAGCTTGGAAGGGCGGAAGTACCGCCGCGCCGTGCGGGACGTGATCCGCGCCCTGAACAGCCCCACCACGCCGCCCGGCGCCCGTCTCGCGCTGCACCTCCATGCCTGCGTGCCAGATCGCCGCGCCCGTGACCTCAGCAACCTGCCCAAAGCGCTGGAAGACGCCCTGACGCACGCCGGGGTCTGGGCGGATGACTCGCTGATCGACGAGTTACGTGTGACGCGCGGGCCGGTGGTGCCCGGCGGCCAGGTGCAGGTCACCATCACGCCCCTCACCAGCACCCTGTTTGGAGGCCCGCCGTGA
- a CDS encoding MarR family transcriptional regulator, with the protein MHARHAPTVQDQPALALPTLTRTQRQVFSAVYSQPAQSLNGLARVTGLACGTVSKAVARLETLALLTSERVDAVRVGVHNRHTRTCRLVSPAPWTAA; encoded by the coding sequence ATGCACGCTCGTCATGCGCCGACTGTACAGGACCAGCCCGCACTGGCCTTGCCTACTTTGACCCGCACGCAGCGCCAGGTGTTCAGCGCGGTCTACTCCCAGCCGGCCCAGAGCCTGAATGGTCTCGCCCGCGTCACGGGCTTGGCCTGTGGCACGGTCAGCAAGGCGGTGGCCCGCCTGGAAACCCTGGCCCTGCTGACCAGTGAGCGGGTGGACGCGGTGCGGGTGGGCGTACACAACCGGCACACCCGCACCTGCCGCCTGGTCAGCCCGGCGCCCTGGACCGCCGCATGA
- a CDS encoding replicative DNA helicase has protein sequence MTAPRPLPQNHDLERQALASVLVDPEAWAFLAPLAPDAWHNPATKELAGLFHDLHAAGQPLDDAGLILGRAVESGRGHLVNAAFLAGVMTAETTGFYAEHYAAELRRLHGRRETIRRSHQAIHHATEGDLSAEELAALVSQIGGALEDRRKQGFTTHAQAIDAALADIESTAPNALSTGFSDLDDQILGFEPGALYVLAARPAMGKTALGYSFGLHTARNGGHVGVASLEMPAKALALRALATAAGVDLHAIRQRTTSAMDRERLRVQASRMRALPITYFEATDQTGASIARDARQLRQAGQLDLLLIDYLQLIESGKGGNENRVQEVSAISRSLKKLAMELEIPIVVLSQLSRAVEMRPNHRPMLSDLRESGAIEQDADTVMFIYRDEYYNKETDQQGIAEVIVAKQRSGPVGTVRLSFSSEYVRFGNLNRNPALL, from the coding sequence GTGACCGCGCCGCGCCCCCTGCCCCAGAACCACGACCTGGAACGCCAGGCGCTGGCTAGCGTGCTAGTGGACCCCGAAGCCTGGGCCTTTCTGGCGCCGCTGGCCCCGGACGCCTGGCATAACCCGGCGACCAAGGAACTGGCCGGCCTATTCCATGACCTGCACGCCGCTGGGCAACCGCTGGACGATGCTGGGCTGATTCTGGGCCGCGCTGTGGAGAGCGGCCGGGGCCATCTGGTCAACGCCGCGTTTCTGGCCGGGGTCATGACCGCCGAGACCACGGGCTTTTACGCGGAGCACTACGCCGCTGAGTTGCGCCGCTTGCACGGCCGCCGAGAGACCATCCGCCGCAGTCATCAGGCCATTCATCACGCCACGGAAGGTGACCTCAGCGCGGAAGAACTGGCGGCGCTGGTCTCCCAGATCGGTGGCGCGCTGGAAGACCGCCGGAAACAGGGTTTCACCACGCACGCGCAGGCCATTGACGCCGCCCTGGCCGACATTGAGAGCACGGCCCCAAACGCGCTAAGCACCGGCTTCTCCGATCTGGACGATCAGATCCTGGGCTTTGAGCCTGGGGCGCTGTACGTGCTGGCCGCGCGCCCGGCCATGGGCAAGACCGCTCTGGGGTACAGCTTCGGGCTGCACACGGCCCGCAACGGTGGCCATGTGGGTGTGGCGAGTCTGGAAATGCCTGCCAAGGCGCTGGCCCTGCGGGCCCTCGCCACCGCCGCCGGGGTGGACCTCCACGCCATCCGTCAGCGCACCACCTCAGCGATGGACCGCGAACGCCTGCGAGTTCAGGCCAGCCGGATGCGGGCTCTGCCCATCACCTATTTCGAGGCCACCGACCAGACCGGCGCCAGCATCGCGCGGGACGCTCGCCAGCTCCGGCAGGCCGGGCAGTTGGACCTGCTGCTGATCGACTACCTCCAGCTGATCGAGTCGGGCAAAGGCGGCAACGAAAACCGCGTGCAGGAGGTCAGCGCCATCTCGCGCAGCCTGAAGAAGTTGGCGATGGAATTGGAAATTCCCATCGTGGTCCTCAGCCAGCTGAGCCGCGCGGTCGAGATGCGCCCGAATCACCGGCCGATGCTGAGCGACCTGCGCGAGTCCGGCGCCATTGAGCAGGACGCGGACACGGTGATGTTCATCTACCGGGACGAGTACTACAACAAGGAAACCGACCAGCAAGGGATTGCCGAGGTCATCGTGGCCAAGCAGCGCAGTGGCCCAGTGGGCACCGTGCGGTTGTCGTTCAGCAGTGAGTACGTGCGGTTCGGCAATCTCAACCGCAATCCCGCCCTTCTCTAA
- a CDS encoding helix-turn-helix domain-containing protein, with product MSAHATVWAWNQKAGKAKAVLVALANFADAHGVCRVPQTHLAAMTEGSVKTVQRHLQQLEDSGLIARTKHWDDEGRQELDEIQLCGFRPAFTPGKRRVSGGDNLTPYREKPGDILTPIEQDPYSLLSSTFSTNNNGAGELEAGPDLTQVSPGGVGEGPEQPQAGQAPDGAASGEAQMVSPSQDQSKNAHHNGDNVNADGLKQVPPAAARSPYRAAMDSISAAGLLPVWRDWVRLNRLAQVTQEAQVLVWAEWIGAGQAEVLRHNAVDLIQSGSFSHPWGALRKRMQFDPNAGQNGQTTATPERPTLAVGQRVRYPDGSEATVLAVLSRGIATDHPDFPDVPLGQVKTLEVLS from the coding sequence GTGAGCGCCCATGCCACCGTCTGGGCCTGGAATCAGAAAGCCGGCAAGGCCAAAGCCGTCCTCGTAGCCCTGGCTAACTTCGCGGACGCCCACGGGGTCTGCCGCGTGCCGCAGACCCACCTGGCGGCCATGACCGAAGGCAGCGTCAAGACCGTTCAGCGCCACCTGCAGCAGCTGGAAGACAGCGGCCTGATCGCCCGCACAAAGCACTGGGATGACGAGGGCCGGCAGGAGCTGGACGAGATTCAGCTCTGCGGCTTCCGCCCCGCGTTCACGCCTGGAAAACGCCGTGTTTCCGGGGGCGACAATTTGACGCCCTATCGGGAAAAGCCGGGCGACATTTTGACGCCCATAGAACAAGATCCTTATTCCTTATTGAGTTCTACGTTTTCTACCAACAACAACGGCGCGGGCGAGCTGGAAGCCGGGCCGGACCTGACCCAGGTTTCGCCGGGTGGTGTTGGTGAAGGGCCGGAGCAACCCCAGGCCGGGCAGGCGCCTGACGGCGCGGCCTCTGGCGAGGCCCAAATGGTTTCGCCCTCACAGGATCAGTCAAAAAACGCTCACCACAACGGAGACAACGTGAACGCCGATGGTTTGAAACAGGTTCCGCCGGCCGCCGCGCGCTCGCCGTACCGCGCCGCGATGGACTCGATCAGCGCCGCCGGGCTGTTGCCGGTGTGGCGCGACTGGGTGCGCCTGAACCGCCTGGCCCAGGTCACGCAGGAAGCGCAGGTCCTCGTCTGGGCCGAATGGATTGGCGCCGGGCAAGCCGAAGTGCTGCGCCACAACGCTGTGGACCTGATTCAGAGCGGCAGCTTTAGCCACCCCTGGGGCGCCCTTCGCAAGCGGATGCAATTCGACCCGAACGCAGGCCAGAACGGGCAGACCACGGCTACCCCAGAGCGCCCAACCCTCGCTGTTGGGCAGCGGGTCCGGTACCCGGACGGCAGCGAAGCCACTGTGCTGGCCGTGCTGAGCCGGGGCATCGCTACCGACCACCCTGACTTCCCCGACGTGCCGCTAGGCCAGGTCAAAACGCTGGAGGTCCTCTCGTGA
- a CDS encoding DNA adenine methylase, whose translation MSVLAPVLRWPGSKWRVADWVIGHLPPHKVYVEPYFGSGGVFFNKEAAPLEIINDLDGNVVLLFKVLREQPQALADLLALTPWAKDEYLAAHHALKQPEGLSDLERARLIVTVTWQAYGKRAVAHRSGWRFRGVDQQTPMTAWQSLPDRILFAAERLAHVQISNMDACKLIRRVNKRDTLLYVDPPYLGETRTGGTLYDCEMKGQAQHAELLATLQGHLGAVVLSGYPSALYDETLVGWHPVSTTARAQSNGHREEVLWLNDVAWRRLRGAQASLAWDLGEEVDL comes from the coding sequence ATGAGTGTGCTTGCACCTGTCCTGCGCTGGCCGGGCTCCAAATGGCGTGTCGCGGACTGGGTCATCGGACACCTGCCACCGCACAAGGTTTACGTGGAACCTTACTTCGGTTCTGGCGGCGTGTTTTTCAACAAAGAGGCCGCGCCGCTGGAGATCATCAACGACCTGGACGGCAACGTGGTGCTGCTGTTCAAGGTCCTGCGCGAGCAGCCCCAGGCGCTGGCCGATCTGCTGGCCTTGACGCCCTGGGCGAAAGACGAATACCTGGCCGCACACCACGCCCTCAAGCAACCTGAAGGGCTCAGCGACTTAGAACGGGCCCGCCTGATCGTGACCGTGACCTGGCAGGCCTATGGGAAACGCGCGGTGGCCCACCGCAGTGGGTGGCGCTTCCGGGGCGTGGACCAGCAAACGCCGATGACCGCCTGGCAGAGTCTGCCGGACCGAATCCTCTTTGCGGCTGAGCGCCTCGCCCACGTCCAGATCAGCAACATGGACGCCTGCAAGCTGATTCGCCGCGTGAACAAGCGCGACACGCTGCTGTACGTGGATCCGCCTTACCTGGGTGAGACCCGTACGGGCGGCACGCTGTACGACTGCGAGATGAAGGGGCAGGCGCAACACGCCGAACTGCTGGCGACTCTGCAGGGCCACCTCGGGGCCGTGGTGCTGAGCGGCTACCCCAGCGCGCTGTACGACGAGACGCTGGTGGGCTGGCACCCGGTGAGCACGACGGCGCGGGCGCAGAGCAATGGGCACCGCGAAGAGGTGCTGTGGCTGAACGATGTGGCTTGGCGGCGCCTCCGGGGCGCGCAAGCCTCCCTGGCTTGGGATCTGGGCGAAGAGGTGGATCTGTGA
- a CDS encoding excisionase family DNA-binding protein — protein MTSPAPHLDADLLTVDDLRALTQLGRDHVYRLLETGEIRSLRVGRQFRVPRSEYEAWKVRALKASTPQAISIPITLTAPRGRGQRAGNQR, from the coding sequence ATGACCTCCCCTGCCCCCCACCTCGACGCTGACCTGCTGACCGTGGATGACTTGCGCGCCCTAACCCAGCTGGGCCGGGACCACGTCTACCGCCTGCTGGAAACCGGCGAGATCAGAAGCCTGCGCGTGGGCCGGCAGTTCCGCGTCCCGCGCAGTGAGTACGAGGCCTGGAAGGTGCGCGCCCTGAAAGCCAGCACCCCGCAGGCCATCTCCATTCCCATCACCCTGACCGCCCCTCGTGGGCGTGGGCAGCGCGCGGGCAACCAGCGCTGA
- a CDS encoding helix-turn-helix domain-containing protein: MTSLKNLKSLRDSRGWTQQELADKASVHVDVIRKHEQNAVKDTLLSIAHPIAKALDVSIEALFLSESSHETLKVAEQVPA, from the coding sequence ATGACTAGCCTCAAAAATCTGAAGAGTTTGCGGGATAGCAGGGGGTGGACGCAACAGGAGTTGGCGGACAAAGCCAGCGTGCACGTAGATGTAATACGCAAGCACGAACAGAACGCTGTGAAGGACACACTGCTGAGTATCGCCCATCCCATTGCCAAGGCTTTGGACGTCTCTATCGAAGCTCTTTTTTTGTCTGAGTCTAGTCATGAAACTCTAAAAGTCGCTGAGCAGGTGCCTGCATGA
- a CDS encoding S24 family peptidase, whose protein sequence is MDATLIGEGTADVYPLTAALTPDNPGAALDHDVVAPGIKKPLLLQADTDEMHGTSPASIRPGSVLHVDRSETSPQEGLVYVITDHEGAHVRLYTPTRLGPVFRAENRQYEDVPAAEAQIIGRVVSVASDYNPNLN, encoded by the coding sequence ATGGACGCCACCCTGATCGGGGAAGGCACCGCCGACGTGTACCCGCTCACGGCCGCCCTGACGCCAGACAACCCCGGCGCCGCCCTTGACCACGACGTGGTGGCCCCAGGCATCAAGAAGCCCCTGCTCCTGCAAGCCGACACAGACGAGATGCACGGGACCAGCCCCGCCAGCATCCGCCCTGGCAGCGTCCTACACGTTGACCGCTCTGAAACCTCCCCTCAAGAGGGCTTGGTGTACGTCATCACGGACCATGAGGGCGCCCATGTCCGCCTTTACACCCCCACCCGCCTCGGTCCTGTGTTTCGAGCAGAGAACCGGCAGTACGAAGACGTTCCAGCCGCTGAAGCCCAGATCATTGGCCGCGTCGTATCCGTGGCCAGCGATTACAACCCGAACCTGAATTGA
- a CDS encoding S24 family peptidase: MQTYFLARRYAPSKATLVGSVSAGTLLDPNPFTSRKRFNIPVPFRRFEMFVLQVDGDSMTLPDGTGLTHGAYVLVNRREILTERGYVFAFRLADGTHVVKRLQLFNGRPAMWSDNTEYEPVQLTSSVRNCGHVYAMSLDGVAWTSTGYRGTGRAS, from the coding sequence ATGCAAACGTATTTTTTGGCTCGTCGTTATGCCCCCAGCAAAGCCACTCTCGTCGGTTCCGTTAGCGCTGGAACGCTACTCGATCCCAACCCCTTCACCAGTCGCAAGCGCTTCAACATCCCGGTGCCTTTCCGCCGATTCGAGATGTTCGTGCTGCAGGTAGATGGCGACAGCATGACGCTGCCAGATGGCACGGGGCTAACCCACGGCGCCTATGTACTCGTGAACCGCCGGGAGATTCTGACTGAGCGTGGCTATGTGTTTGCATTCCGCCTGGCGGACGGCACCCACGTGGTGAAGCGCCTGCAGCTGTTCAATGGACGCCCGGCCATGTGGAGCGATAACACGGAGTACGAGCCAGTACAGCTAACCAGCAGCGTGCGTAACTGTGGGCACGTGTATGCCATGAGCCTGGATGGGGTGGCTTGGACATCGACAGGCTACCGGGGAACAGGGCGAGCCTCATAG